A DNA window from Microcystis aeruginosa NIES-843 contains the following coding sequences:
- a CDS encoding pyridoxal phosphate-dependent aminotransferase, whose product MKLASRVNQVTPSLTLAIDSLAKEMKKNGEDVCSFSAGEPDFDTPTHIKAAAKKALDEGKTRYGPAAGEAGLRKAIAEKLLRDNQLAYNADNVIVTNGGKQSLYNLIMALIEAGDEVIIPAPYWLSYPEMVTLAGGTSVIVNTSLENHYKITPEQLEAAITPKTKLFVLNSPSNPTGIVYTPEEIAALAKIVVEKDILVVSDEIYEKILYDGAIHRSIASFGPEIFQRSIISNGFAKAFSMTGWRVGYIAGPVEIVKAMTKIQSHSTSNVCTFAQYGAIAALESPQDCIEEMVKAFSERRQYILERVRAIPGLNCPTPNGAFYVFIDISQTGLKSRDFCQKLLETQKVAAIPGIAFGADDCIRLSYATDLKTIEKGFDRLDQFIGSL is encoded by the coding sequence ATGAAACTAGCGTCACGAGTCAATCAAGTTACTCCCTCCCTTACCCTAGCTATCGACTCTCTGGCCAAGGAAATGAAGAAAAACGGCGAAGATGTCTGTAGTTTTAGCGCCGGGGAGCCAGATTTCGACACACCCACTCACATCAAAGCTGCCGCGAAAAAGGCCCTCGATGAGGGAAAAACTCGCTACGGACCGGCTGCCGGGGAAGCGGGGTTAAGAAAAGCCATCGCCGAGAAATTGCTGCGGGATAATCAACTAGCATACAATGCCGATAATGTCATCGTCACCAATGGCGGTAAACAGTCTCTCTACAATCTGATCATGGCGTTAATTGAAGCGGGGGACGAAGTAATTATTCCCGCACCCTACTGGTTGAGTTATCCTGAAATGGTGACGTTAGCGGGGGGAACATCGGTTATAGTGAACACTAGCCTAGAGAATCACTATAAAATCACCCCCGAACAGCTAGAAGCGGCAATTACACCGAAAACTAAATTATTTGTCCTCAATTCTCCCTCTAATCCCACCGGTATTGTCTATACTCCCGAAGAAATCGCAGCTTTAGCAAAAATTGTGGTTGAAAAGGATATTTTAGTGGTTTCTGATGAAATTTACGAGAAAATCCTCTACGATGGCGCAATTCACCGCAGTATCGCTTCTTTTGGTCCGGAAATCTTTCAGCGCAGTATTATTAGTAATGGTTTTGCTAAAGCTTTCTCGATGACGGGGTGGCGCGTCGGTTACATAGCAGGACCGGTGGAAATTGTCAAGGCTATGACTAAGATCCAAAGTCATAGTACCTCCAATGTCTGCACTTTTGCCCAATACGGTGCGATCGCTGCTTTAGAGAGTCCCCAAGATTGCATCGAGGAAATGGTCAAAGCTTTTAGCGAGCGCCGACAGTATATTTTAGAACGAGTGCGAGCCATTCCCGGACTCAATTGTCCTACTCCCAACGGTGCTTTTTATGTGTTTATCGATATTAGTCAAACTGGTTTAAAATCACGGGATTTTTGTCAGAAACTGCTCGAAACCCAAAAAGTAGCTGCTATCCCCGGTATTGCTTTCGGTGCCGATGATTGTATTCGTCTTTCCTACGCTACAGACCTAAAGACGATTGAAAAAGGATTCGATCGCCTTGATCAGTTTATCGGCAGTTTGTAG
- a CDS encoding IS30-like element ISMae39 family transposase, whose translation MSHQHLNIEQRNLLYQLSQEGNLSQRQMAVWLGCHQSTISRELKRNQSSLGCYLPDTAQAQSETRRKNAKQPFKNVSESALELVKEGLKDYHSPEQIAGRLKRASQESLSHETIYQMIYQNYHGCGEYQKYLRRGLCQRKSRGGAKSKRGGIPGRVDISERPVIADQKTEIGHWESDTMIGGNHLGVLVTHVDKASKFLGAGLAKNKTASEINRVTEKLFQEIHPDKRKTFTCDNGKEFCGHQELSQKLGADFYFATPYHSWERGLNEHTKGLLRQFFPKGTNFKIVKPEEVERAVNLINNRPRKCLDYRTPNEVFYKGRSDSDAIQT comes from the coding sequence ATGAGCCACCAACATCTTAACATAGAACAAAGAAACTTGCTCTACCAACTTAGTCAGGAGGGAAATTTATCTCAACGGCAAATGGCCGTCTGGCTCGGATGTCATCAAAGCACAATATCACGGGAATTAAAAAGGAATCAAAGTTCCCTTGGCTGCTATCTACCTGACACAGCACAAGCTCAAAGCGAGACAAGGCGAAAAAATGCCAAACAACCCTTTAAAAATGTCAGCGAGTCAGCCTTAGAGTTGGTCAAAGAAGGATTGAAAGATTATCATAGTCCCGAACAAATAGCAGGTCGTCTGAAAAGAGCCAGTCAAGAATCTCTCAGTCACGAAACCATCTATCAAATGATCTATCAGAACTATCACGGATGTGGAGAGTACCAGAAATATTTACGCCGGGGGCTTTGTCAAAGAAAGAGTCGAGGCGGAGCAAAAAGTAAGCGTGGAGGGATTCCAGGGCGTGTAGATATCAGCGAGCGACCAGTAATTGCTGACCAGAAAACTGAAATCGGTCATTGGGAAAGTGACACAATGATTGGAGGCAATCATCTAGGAGTTCTCGTTACTCATGTAGATAAAGCCTCGAAATTTTTAGGAGCAGGATTAGCCAAAAACAAAACCGCATCGGAAATCAATAGAGTCACAGAAAAACTTTTTCAAGAGATTCACCCTGACAAAAGAAAAACCTTTACTTGTGACAACGGCAAAGAATTTTGTGGACATCAAGAGTTGAGTCAGAAACTAGGAGCAGATTTTTATTTTGCTACTCCTTATCATTCGTGGGAGAGGGGATTAAACGAGCATACCAAGGGACTGTTAAGACAATTTTTCCCCAAGGGAACGAATTTTAAAATCGTTAAGCCAGAGGAGGTGGAAAGAGCCGTAAACTTGATTAACAATCGTCCTCGAAAATGTCTTGACTATCGTACCCCGAATGAGGTATTCTATAAAGGTAGATCAGACAGTGATGCAATTCAGACTTGA
- a CDS encoding ATP-binding protein has protein sequence MGDFYGSPGTGKTLAAHAVASYLERNILLVSYAQIESMYHGEGPKNVEALFYAAERDNAVLFIDESDSLLSKRLTNVTQGSEQAINSMRSQLLISLERFRGIVVFATNLVENYDPAFETRVRNIFFPMPDQICRNLIWQKLLPKNLPLLEDVSTEKLAEIDEVCGRDIRNAIIDSALKVAMNNGSTIGYRDLSDALDAAPIQK, from the coding sequence ATTGGCGATTTCTACGGTTCACCCGGCACAGGAAAAACTTTGGCTGCGCACGCAGTAGCTTCTTACTTAGAGAGAAATATTTTACTGGTCAGTTATGCTCAGATTGAGAGTATGTATCATGGGGAGGGTCCTAAAAACGTTGAAGCCCTTTTTTATGCGGCTGAACGCGACAATGCCGTCCTTTTCATTGATGAATCAGATTCCTTGCTCTCTAAAAGATTGACTAACGTAACTCAAGGATCCGAACAGGCAATAAACTCTATGCGCAGTCAGTTACTAATTTCACTAGAGAGATTTCGAGGAATTGTCGTTTTTGCCACCAATCTAGTTGAAAACTATGATCCTGCATTTGAGACTAGGGTTCGTAATATATTTTTTCCAATGCCAGATCAAATTTGTAGAAACCTCATCTGGCAGAAACTTCTGCCAAAAAATTTGCCACTTCTAGAGGATGTATCTACCGAGAAGCTTGCTGAAATAGATGAAGTCTGTGGCAGGGATATACGTAATGCGATTATTGATTCGGCCTTAAAAGTTGCCATGAATAACGGTAGTACAATAGGTTATCGGGATCTTTCAGATGCGTTAGATGCTGCGCCAATTCAAAAATGA